One Variibacter gotjawalensis genomic window, AAGGGGCTTCTTCGGCATGCGCGTTTCGGCGAATTCTTCAAATCGACATTAAGGTTGAGACGGATTCACTTTGCTTAAACCTCTATTTACCGCGGCGGTGTTTACTCCGAATTCGAGTTGTTCTGTAGCGTATGAGTAACCAAAATGCCGTTTCGCGTAGTCACCCCGCGTCAGCGGGTTGTCGTCAGAGTAGCTGCCCTCTGCTTGTTTTCTGTCAGCGTCGCGGCCTGTAGTTCGGATGTCGCCAGATTTGAGGGCGGCCCACAACAGCGCACCGCTCAGCGCTACCCGTCAGCTCTGGAAACGACCGGCTCGGTGCAGGACCAGCGTGGCCACGCGCCGCGCTACGAGAGCCAAGCCCCGATCGAGCGTCAACAGCTCCCGGAAGCTCCGCAGCAATCATATAATCCGCCGCCGGCTCAGCCGCGTCAGGCTTCGGCCGCTCCGGCCCAGATGAAGCACGCGGCTCAGCCGCGCCAGCTCGCCGCGATGCGTAATTCGCAGCCGTCGGCTCCGGCACCGGCGCGCTCGTCCGGCGTTCACGTCGCGACCGCCAAGGACAGCCTCGGCAGCATCGCTCAGCAATACGGCCGCACGCGCGCCGAAGTCGCCGCCGCCAACAGCCTCAAGGCGACCGATAAGATCAAGGCCGGTCAGCGCCTCATCATCCCGGGCGTCCCGCAGTCTCAGATCAAGACCGCTGCAGCGGAGCCCGCGAAGCCGGCCGCTCCGGCCCAGAAGATCGCGGCCGCTCAGCCGAACGCAAAGACCACGACGCCCGCTCAGAAGACCGCCGCCGCTCCGGGCAAGCCCGAGAAGCCGATGCAGGTCGCATCGGTTCAGCGCGGCGCCGCGCCGGCTAACCTGAAAGAACCGGAACGCGTCGAGAAGGCGAACCTCGCTTCGCCGAACCAGACGGCGGCTCCCGAGAAGGAAGCTCCGGCAGCGACCGGCGCAACCTCCGCCTCGTTCCGCTGGCCGGTGCGCGGCCGCGTCGTCGCCGGCTTCGGCCCGAAGGGCAACGGCGAGAAGAACGAAGGCATCAATCTGGCGGTGCCGGAAGGCACGTCGGTCAAGGCCGCCGAAGACGGCGTCGTCGCTTACTCGGGCAACGAGCTCAAGGGCTACGGCAACCTCGTCCTCGTCCGTCACGCCAACGGCTATGTCACGGCTTACGCTCATGCGAGCGAGCTGAAGGTGAAGCGCGGCGAGACCGTAAAGCGCGGTCAGATCATCGCGAATGCCGGCCAGACCGGCAACGTTTCATCGCCGCAACTGCATTTCGAAGTGCGCAAGGGTTCGACCCCGGTCGACCCGATGCCGTACCTCAACGGAAACTGAGCCCGCAGCCCTCCAGAGGCTTGGTTCGACCGACAACGGCCGTCTCCTCACGGAGGCGGTCGTTGACGTTTTTACTTCTTCTTTTTCGCTTTCGGCGCTTCGAGCTGCACGCGCAGCCGGCCGGCGAGATCCTGCACGTATTGCCACGCGACGCGGCCGGAGCGTGAACCGCGCGTCGTCGCCCATTCGAGCGCCTCGCGTTCGAGCTGCTCGTCCTTCACCGGGATCTTGTGGTGCTTCACGTAGCCGCGAACCATCTCGAGATATTCGTCCTGGCTGCATTTGTGGAAGCCGAGCCAAAGCCCGAAGCGATCCGACAGCGAAACCTTCTCTTCGATCGCTTCGCCCGGATTGATCGACGTCGAGCGCTCGTTGTCCATCATGTCGCGCGGCAGAAGATGCCGCCGGTTCGACGTCGCGTAGAACAACACGTTGTCGGGCCGGCCTTCGATGCCGCCGTCGAGCACGGCTTTGAGCGATTTATACGACGTGTCGTCGTGATCGAACGAAAGGTCGTCGCAGAACACGATGAAGCGATGCTGCGAGGCGCGCATGATCGCCATCAGCTCCGGCAACGTCTCGATGTCCTCGCGGTGGATTTCGACAAGCTTCAAGCCCGACGGACCGTCCATCGTCGCCGCCACCGACGCATGCGCGGCCTTGACCAGTGACGACTTGCCCATGCCGCGCGAA contains:
- a CDS encoding peptidoglycan DD-metalloendopeptidase family protein, whose protein sequence is MPFRVVTPRQRVVVRVAALCLFSVSVAACSSDVARFEGGPQQRTAQRYPSALETTGSVQDQRGHAPRYESQAPIERQQLPEAPQQSYNPPPAQPRQASAAPAQMKHAAQPRQLAAMRNSQPSAPAPARSSGVHVATAKDSLGSIAQQYGRTRAEVAAANSLKATDKIKAGQRLIIPGVPQSQIKTAAAEPAKPAAPAQKIAAAQPNAKTTTPAQKTAAAPGKPEKPMQVASVQRGAAPANLKEPERVEKANLASPNQTAAPEKEAPAATGATSASFRWPVRGRVVAGFGPKGNGEKNEGINLAVPEGTSVKAAEDGVVAYSGNELKGYGNLVLVRHANGYVTAYAHASELKVKRGETVKRGQIIANAGQTGNVSSPQLHFEVRKGSTPVDPMPYLNGN
- a CDS encoding ATP-binding protein; the protein is MKSTSELDGTAVMTVLKRIADSLERLAPPARPAVDLEAADAFVWAPTTDTLTAVKRVNRVDMGLLKGIDRVRDTLMENTERFAQGLPANNALLWGSRGMGKSSLVKAAHASVAATMDGPSGLKLVEIHREDIETLPELMAIMRASQHRFIVFCDDLSFDHDDTSYKSLKAVLDGGIEGRPDNVLFYATSNRRHLLPRDMMDNERSTSINPGEAIEEKVSLSDRFGLWLGFHKCSQDEYLEMVRGYVKHHKIPVKDEQLEREALEWATTRGSRSGRVAWQYVQDLAGRLRVQLEAPKAKKKK